Proteins co-encoded in one Chaetodon auriga isolate fChaAug3 chromosome 9, fChaAug3.hap1, whole genome shotgun sequence genomic window:
- the LOC143326217 gene encoding uncharacterized protein LOC143326217, with protein MLIVFYSLLMLGVGRCTDNQNFVTKTVGVGQSVTLSCTHQRSGDTETLFWIKLVPGKLPEILGRAASFNHDFVNEIPHITFTKEPERFNLSITETKLSDTAVYYCLKSQQYKIMFLKGAFLRVEGAEPDITAVVQVPSSGWVYSGGSVSLQCSVFSDSENKTCPGGLSVYWLRTGSHESHPSVIYAHGNSGDECETSPEARSPQKCVYNFKRYISPSDSGTYYCAVATCGQIIFGNGTKLVVEAPYYACSVYPALLILLCPVMVLILIVIALLIYGIKSDRSKAAVAMQKYSGGLKNRQRDGDMYSSVIFTMITEDSGALKDPNSAEKARIDAVFKAFWLD; from the exons ATGCTGATCGTGTTTTATTCGCTGCTGATGCTCGGAGTGGGCC gaTGCACAGACAATCAGAACTTTGTGACAAAGACTGTTGGTGTTGGACAAAGTGTGACTCTGTCATGTACCCACCAGAGATCTGGGGACACTGAAACCCTTTTCTGGATCAAGCTTGTCCCTGGAAAGTTGCCTGAAATCTTGGGAAGAGCAGCGAGCTTTAATCATGATTTTGTGAATGAAATTCCTCACATTACTTTCACAAAAGAGCCTGAAAGATTTAACCTCAGTATAACAGAGACAAAGCTGAGCGATACTGCAGTTTACTACTGTTTAAAGTCACAGCAATACAAGATCATGTTTTTGAAAGGAGCGTTTCTGAGAGTTGAAG GAGCAGAACCTGATATCACTGCCGTCGTTCAAGTCCCTTCATCTGGTTGGGTCTATTCAGGaggctcagtgtctctgcagtgttcagtCTTCTCTGACTCTGAGAACAAAACATGTCCAGGAGGACTCAGTGTGTACTGGTTGAGAACCGGATCACATGAATCTCATCCCAGTGTCATTTACGCTCATGGAAACAGTGGTGATGAGTGTGAGACGAGTCCTGAGGCTCGCTCTCCACAGAAATGTGTCTACAACTTCAAGCGGTACATCAGCCCCTCTGATTCTGGGACTTATTACTGTGCTGTGGCCACATGTGGACAGATAATATttggaaatggaacaaaactGGTCGTTGAAG CACCCTACTATGCGTGTTCAGTGTACCCCGCTCTATTAATTCTGCTGTGTCCTGTCATGGTTCTAATCCTGATTGTCATAGCGCTCCTCATTTATGGCATAAAGTCTGACCGTTCCAAAG ctgctgttgcCATGCAGAAATACAGCGGTGGTCTGAAAAATCGACAG AGAGATGGGGACATGTATTCATCAGTCATCTTCACCATGATTACAGAGGACAGTGGCGCACTAAAGGATCCAAATTCAGCAGAGAAAGCGAGGATCGACGctgttttcaaagctttttGGTTGGATTAG
- the LOC143326218 gene encoding signal-regulatory protein beta-2-like: MLIVFYSLLMLGVGRCTDDQNFVTKTVGVGQSVTLSCTHQRSGDTETLFWIKLVPGKLPEILGRATSYDYEFVNEIPHITFTKEPERFDLSITETKLSDTAVYYCLKSLSQRYKIMFLKGAFLTVEGAEPDITAVVQVPSSGWVYSGDSVSLQCSVFSDSGNKTCPGGLGAYWFRAGSHESHPSVIYAHGNSGDECETSPEARSPQKCVYNFFKENISSSDAETYYCAVATCGQIIFGNGQKMVVESKCVVVL, from the exons ATGCTGATCGTGTTTTATTCGCTGCTGATGCTCGGAGTGGGCC gaTGCACAGACGATCAGAACTTTGTGACAAAGACTGTTGGTGTTGGACAAAGTGTGACTCTGTCATGTACCCACCAGAGATCTGGGGACACTGAAACCCTTTTCTGGATCAAGCTTGTTCCTGGAAAGTTGCCTGAAATCTTGGGAAGAGCAACAAGCTATGATTATGAATTTGTGAATGAAATTCCTCACATTACTTTCACAAAAGAGCCTGAAAGATTTGACCTCAGTATAACAGAGACAAAGCTGAGCGATACTGCGGTTTACTACTGTTTAAAGTCATTGTCACAGCGTTACAAGATCATGTTTTTGAAAGGAGCATTTCTGACAGTTGAAG GAGCAGAACCTGATATCACTGCCGTCGTTCAAGTCCCTTCATCTGGTTGGGTCTATTCAGGAgactcagtgtctctgcagtgttcagtCTTCTCTGACTCTGGGAACAAAACATGTCCAGGAGGACTCGGTGCGTACTGGTTCAGAGCCGGATCACATGAATCTCATCCCAGTGTCATTTACGCTCATGGAAACAGTGGTGATGAGTGTGAGACGAGTCCTGAGGCTCGCTCTCCACAGAAATGTGTCTACAACTTCTTCAAGGAgaacatcagctcctctgatgCTGAGACTTATTACTGTGCTGTGGCCACATGTGGACAGATAATATTTGGAAATGGACAAAAAATGGTCGTTGAAAGTAAGTGCGTCGTGGTTCTATAA
- the LOC143325426 gene encoding signal-regulatory protein beta-2-like — MLIVYYLLLMLGVGRCTDGQNFVTKTVGVGQSVTLSCTHQRSGDIETLFWIKLVPGKLPEILGRATSYDYDFVNEIPHITFTREPERFNLSITETKLSDTAFYYCLKSLSQRSKIMFLKGAFLRVEGAEPDITAVVQAPPSDPVRPGDSVSLQCSVFSDSGNKTCPGGLGVYWLRTGSHESHPSVIYAHGNSGDECETSPEPRSPQKCVYNFFKENISSSDAGTYYCAVATCGQIIFGNGTKLEVEGNTCDSQKVDTVVCLLFAALAISLILVASLLYIIRKKSCDCCKAVVTLQTNAAAANDDQQSQQRNEDSLVYAAPNCTRREAGKSGRRSPRKEETIYTDVRAL; from the exons ATGCTGATTGTGTATTATTTGCTGCTGATGCTCGGAGTGGGCC gaTGCACAGACGGTCAGAACTTTGTGACAAAGACTGTTGGTGTTGGACAAAGTGTGACTCTGTCATGTACCCACCAGAGATCTGGGGACATTGAAACCCTTTTCTGGATCAAGCTTGTCCCTGGAAAGTTGCCTGAAATCTTGGGAAGAGCAACAAGCTATGATTATGATTTTGTGAATGAAATTCCTCACATTACTTTCACACGAGAGCCTGAAAGATTTAACCTCAGTATAACAGAGACAAAGCTGAGCGATACTGCATTTTACTACTGTTTAAAGTCATTGTCACAGCGTTCCAAGATCATGTTTTTGAAGGGAGCGTTTCTGAGAGTTGAAG GAGCAGAACCTGATATCACTGCCGTCGTTCAAGCCCCTCCATCTGATCCGGTCCGTCCAGGAgactcagtgtctctgcagtgttcagtCTTCTCTGACTCTGGGAACAAAACATGTCCAGGAGGACTCGGTGTGTACTGGTTGAGAACCGGATCACATGAATCTCATCCCAGTGTCATTTACGCTCATGGAAACAGTGGTGATGAGTGTGAGACGAGTCCTGAGCCTCGCTCTCCACAGAAATGTGTCTACAACTTCTTCAAGGAgaacatcagctcctctgatgCTGGGACTTATTACTGTGCTGTGGCCACATGTGGACAGATAATATttggaaatggaacaaaactCGAGGTTGAAGGTAA CACTTGTGATTCACAGAAAGTCGACAcagttgtctgtctgctgtttgctgctttggcCATAAGTCTGATTCTTGTAGCCTCCCTTCTTTATATCATCAGGAAAAAATCCTGTGATTGTTGTAAAG CTGTTGTCACTTTGCAAACTaatgctgcagcagccaatgATGATCAGCAAAGTCAGCAG AGAAATGAGGATTCTTTGGTTTATGCTGCACCAAATTGTACCAGGAGGGAAGCCGGCAAATCAGGGAGAAGAAGTCCAAGAAAGGAGGAGACGATCTACACTGATGTCAGGGCTTTATGA
- the LOC143326219 gene encoding signal-regulatory protein beta-2-like, with product MLIVFYSLLMLGVGRCTDGQNFVTKTVGVGQSVTLSCTHQRSGDIETLFWIKLVPGKLPEILGRAASFDYDFVNEIPHITFTREPGRFDLSITETKLSDTAFYYCLKSEQYKIMFLKGAFLRVEGAEPDITAVVDVPPSDPVRPGDSVSLQCSVFSDSEKKTCPGGLGVYWFRAGSHESHPSVIYAHGNSGDECETSPEARCVYNFFKENISSSDSGTYYCAVATCGQIIFGNGTKLDIEGNTCDSQKVDTVVCLLFAALAISLILVASLLYVIKKKSCDCCKAVVTLQTDAAAASDDQQHQQRNEDSLVYAAPNCTRREAGKSGRRSPRKEETIYTDVRAL from the exons ATGCTGATCGTGTTTTATTCGCTGCTGATGCTCGGAGTGGGCC gaTGCACAGACGGTCAGAACTTTGTGACAAAGACTGTTGGTGTTGGACAAAGTGTGACTCTGTCATGTACCCACCAGAGATCTGGGGACATTGAAACCCTTTTCTGGATCAAGCTTGTCCCTGGAAAGTTACCTGAAATCTTGGGAAGAGCAGCGAGCTTTGATTATGATTTTGTGAATGAAATTCCTCACATTACTTTCACACGAGAGCCTGGAAGATTTGACCTCAGTATAACAGAGACAAAGCTGAGCGATACTGCATTTTACTACTGTTTAAAGTCAGAGCAATACAAGATCATGTTTTTGAAGGGAGCGTTTCTGAGAGTTGAAG GAGCAGAACCTGATATCACTGCCGTCGTTGACGTCCCTCCATCTGATCCGGTCCGTCCAGGAgactcagtgtctctgcagtgttcagtCTTCTCTGACTCTGAGAAGAAAACATGTCCAGGAGGACTCGGTGTGTACTGGTTCAGAGCCGGATCACATGAATCTCATCCCAGTGTCATTTACGCTCATGGAAACAGTGGTGATGAGTGTGAGACGAGTCCTGAGGCTCGCTGTGTCTACAACTTCTTCAAGGAgaacatcagctcctctgatTCTGGGACTTATTACTGTGCTGTGGCCACATGTGGACAGATAATATttggaaatggaacaaaactGGACATTGAAGGTAA CACTTGCGATTCACAGAAAGTCGACAcagttgtctgtctgctgtttgctgctttggcTATAAGTCTGATTCTTGTAGCCTCCCTTCTTTATGTCATCAAGAAAAAATCCTGTGATTGTTGTAAAG CTGTTGTCACTCTGCaaacagatgctgcagcagccagtgatGATCAGCAACATCAGCAG AGAAATGAAGATTCTTTAGTTTATGCTGCACCAAACTGTACCAGGAGGGAAGCCGGCAAATCAGGGAGAAGAAGTCCAAGAAAGGAGGAGACGATCTACACTGATGTCAGAGCTTTATGA
- the LOC143326220 gene encoding signal-regulatory protein beta-2-like, with product MLIVFYSLLMLGVGRCTDDQNFVTKTVGVGQSVTLSCTHQRSGDIETLFWIKLVPGKLPEILGRAASFDYDFVNDIPHITFTKEPGRFVLNITETKLSDTAFYYCLKSEQYKIMFLKGAFLKVEGPEPDITAVVDVPPSGPVRPGGSVSLQCSVFSDSENKTCPGGLGVYWLRTGSHESHPSVIYAHGNSGDECETSPEARCVYNFFKEDISSSDAGTYYCAVATCGRIIFGNGTKLDVEGNTCDSQKVDTVVCLLFAALAISLIVVASLLYVIKKKSCDCCKAVVTLQTDAAAASDDQQHQQRNEDSLVYAAPNCTRREAGKSGRRSPRKEETIYTDVRAL from the exons ATGCTGATCGTGTTTTATTCGCTGCTGATGCTCGGAGTGGGGC gaTGCACAGACGATCAGAACTTTGTGACAAAGACTGTTGGTGTTGGACAAAGTGTGACTCTGTCATGTACCCACCAGAGATCTGGGGACATTGAAACCCTTTTCTGGATCAAGCTTGTCCCTGGAAAGTTACCTGAAATCTTGGGAAGAGCAGCGAGCTTTGATTATGATTTTGTGAATGATATTCCTCACATTACTTTCACAAAAGAGCCTGGAAGATTTGTCCTCAATATAACAGAGACAAAGCTGAGCGATACTGCATTTTACTACTGTTTAAAGTCAGAGCAATACAAGATCATGTTTTTGAAGGGAGCGTTTCTGAAAGTTGAAG GACCAGAACCTGATATCACTGCCGTCGTTGACGTCCCTCCATCTGGTCCGGTCCGTCCAGGaggctcagtgtctctgcagtgttcagtCTTCTCTGACTCTGAGAACAAAACATGTCCAGGAGGACTCGGTGTGTACTGGTTGAGAACCGGATCACATGAATCTCATCCCAGTGTTATTTACGCTCATGGAAACAGTGGTGATGAGTGTGAGACGAGTCCTGAGGCTCGCTGTGTCTACAACTTCTTCAAGGAGGacatcagctcctctgatgCTGGGACTTATTACTGTGCTGTGGCCACATGTGGACGGATAATATTTGGAAATGGGACAAAACTGGACGTTGAAGGTAA CACTTGCGATTCACAGAAAGTCGACAcagttgtctgtctgctgtttgctgctttggcTATAAGTCTGATTGTTGTAGCCTCCCTTCTTTATGTCATCAAGAAAAAATCCTGTGATTGTTGTAAAG CTGTTGTCACTCTGCaaacagatgctgcagcagccagtgatGATCAGCAACATCAGCAG AGAAATGAAGATTCTTTAGTTTATGCTGCACCAAACTGTACCAGGAGGGAAGCCGGCAAATCAGGGAGAAGAAGTCCAAGAAAGGAGGAGACGATCTACACTGATGTCAGGGCTTTATGA
- the LOC143326221 gene encoding signal-regulatory protein beta-2-like — protein sequence MLIVFYSLLMLGVGRCTDDQNFVTKTVGVGQSVTLSCTHQRSGDIETLFWIKLVPGKLPEILGRATSFDYDFVNEIPHITFTREPGRFDLSITETKLSDTAFYYCLKSEQYKIMFLKGAFLRVEGAEPDITAVVQVPPSGPVRPGDSVSLQCSVFSHSEKKTCPGGLGVYWFRAGSHESHPSVIYAHGNSGDECETSPEARCVYNFFKENISSSDSGTYYCAVATCGQIIFGNGQKLVVETSDCMCSVSLGLLILLCPVMVLILIVIALLNYGIKSDRSNAAVAMQKYSGGLKNRQRDGDMYSSVIFTTITEDSGGLKDPKSAEKARIDAVFKAFWLD from the exons ATGCTGATCGTGTTTTATTCGCTGCTGATGCTCGGAGTGGGGC gaTGCACAGACGATCAGAACTTTGTGACAAAGACTGTTGGTGTTGGACAAAGTGTGACTCTGTCATGTACCCACCAGAGATCTGGGGACATTGAAACCCTTTTCTGGATCAAGCTTGTCCCTGGAAAGTTACCTGAAATCTTGGGAAGAGCAACGAGCTTTGATTATGATTTTGTGAATGAAATTCCTCACATTACTTTCACACGAGAGCCTGGAAGATTTGACCTCAGTATAACAGAGACAAAGCTGAGCGATACTGCATTTTACTACTGTTTAAAGTCAGAGCAATACAAGATCATGTTTTTGAAGGGAGCGTTTCTGAGAGTTGAAG GAGCAGAACCTGATATCACTGCCGTCGTTCAAGTCCCTCCATCTGGTCCGGTCCGTCCAGGAgactcagtgtctctgcagtgttcagtCTTCTCTCACTCTGAGAAGAAAACATGTCCAGGAGGACTCGGTGTGTACTGGTTCAGAGCCGGATCACATGAATCTCATCCCAGTGTCATTTACGCTCATGGAAACAGTGGTGATGAGTGTGAGACGAGTCCTGAGGCTCGCTGTGTCTACAACTTCTTCAAGGAgaacatcagctcctctgatTCTGGGACTTATTACTGTGCTGTGGCCACATGTGGACAGATAATATTTGGAAATGGACAAAAACTGGTCGTTGAAA CTTCCGACTGTATGTGTTCAGTGTCCCTCGGTCTATTAATTCTGCTGTGTCCTGTCATGGTTCTAATCCTGATTGTCATAGCGCTCCTCAATTACGGCATAAAGTCTGACCGTTCCAACG ctgctgttgcCATGCAGAAATACAGCGGTGGTCTGAAAAATCGACAG AGAGATGGGGACATGTATTCATCAGTCATCTTCACCACGATTACAGAGGACAGTGGTGGACTAAAGGATCCAAAATCAGCAGAGAAAGCCAGGATCGACGctgttttcaaagctttttGGTTGGATTAG
- the LOC143326222 gene encoding signal-regulatory protein beta-2-like: MLIVFYSLLMLGVGRCTDDQNFVTKTVGVGQSVTLSCTHQRSGDTETLFWIKLVPGKLPEIIGRAASFDYDFVNEIPHITFTKEPGRFNLSITETKLSDTAFYYCLKSLLQRYKIMFLKGAFLRVEGAEPDITAVVDVPPSGPVRPGDSVSLQCSVLSDSENKTCPGGLGVYWFRAGSHESHPSIIYAHGNSGDECETSPEARCVYNFFKENISSSDSGTYYCAVATCGQIIFGNGTKLDVEGDSQKVDTVVCLLFAALAISLILVASLLYVIRKKSCDCCKAVVTLQTNAAAASDDQQRQQRNEDSLVYAAPNCTRRESGKSGRRSPRKEETIYTDVRAL, from the exons ATGCTGATCGTGTTTTATTCGCTGCTGATGCTCGGAGTGGGCC gaTGCACAGACGATCAGAACTTTGTGACAAAGACTGTTGGTGTTGGACAAAGTGTGACTCTGTCATGTACCCACCAGAGATCTGGGGACACTGAAACCCTTTTCTGGATCAAGCTTGTCCCTGGAAAGTTGCCTGAAATCATTGGAAGAGCAGCGAGCTTTGATTATGATTTTGTGAATGAAATTCCTCACATTACTTTCACAAAAGAGCCTGGAAGATTTAACCTCAGTATAACGGAGACAAAGCTGAGCGACACTGCATTTTACTACTGTTTAAAGTCACTGTTACAGCGTTACAAGATCATGTTTTTGAAAGGAGCGTTTCTGAGAGTTGAAG GAGCAGAACCTGATATCACTGCCGTCGTTGACGTCCCTCCATCTGGTCCGGTCCGTCCAGGAgactcagtgtctctgcagtgttcagtcctctctgactctgagaACAAAACATGTCCAGGAGGACTCGGTGTGTACTGGTTCAGAGCTGGATCACATGAATCTCATCCCAGTATCATTTACGCTCATGGAAACAGTGGTGATGAGTGTGAGACAAGTCCTGAGGCTCGCTGTGTCTACAACTTCTTCAAGGAgaacatcagctcctctgatTCTGGGACTTATTACTGTGCTGTGGCCACATGTGGACAGATAATATttggaaatggaacaaaactGGACGTTGAAG GTGATTCACAGAAAGTCGACAcagttgtctgtctgctgtttgctgctttggcCATAAGTCTGATTCTTGTAGCCTCCCTTCTTTATGTCATCAGGAAAAAATCCTGTGATTGTTGTAAAG CTGTTGTCACTCTGCAAACtaatgctgcagcagccagtgatGATCAACAACGTCAGCAG AGAAATGAAGATTCTTTAGTTTATGCTGCACCAAACTGTACCAGGAGGGAATCCGGCAAATCAGGGAGAAGAAGTCCAAGAAAGGAGGAGACGATCTACACTGATGTCAGAGCTTTATGA
- the LOC143326223 gene encoding uncharacterized protein LOC143326223, giving the protein MLIVFYLLLMLGVGRCTDGQNFVTKTVGVGQSVTLSCTHQRSGGTETLFWIKLVPGKLPEILGRATSFDYDFVNEIPHITFTKEPGRFVLSITETKLSDTAFYYCLKSEQYKIMFLKGAFLRVEGAEPDITAIDEVLPSGPVRAGDSVSLQCSVFSYSENKTCPGGLGVYWLRTGSHESHPSVVYAHRNSGDECETSPEARSPQKCVYNFKRYISPSDSGTYYCAVATCGRIIFGNGKKLVVETYSCMRSLSLGPIILLCPVMALILIVMALLIYGIKSDRSNAAVAMQKYSGGLKNRQRDGDMYSSVIFTMITDDSGALKDPK; this is encoded by the exons ATGCTGATCGTGTTTTATTTGCTGCTGATGCTCGGAGTGGGCC gaTGCACAGACGGTCAGAACTTTGTGACAAAGACTGTTGGTGTTGGACAAAGTGTGACTCTGTCATGTACCCACCAGAGATCTGGGGGCACTGAAACCCTTTTCTGGATCAAGCTTGTTCCTGGAAAGTTGCCTGAAATCTTGGGAAGAGCAACGAGCTTTGATTATGATTTTGTGAATGAAATTCCTCACATTACTTTCACAAAAGAGCCTGGAAGATTTGTCCTCAGTATAACAGAGACAAAGCTGAGCGATACTGCATTTTACTACTGTTTAAAGTCAGAGCAATACAAGATCATGTTTTTGAAGGGAGCGTTTCTGAGAGTTGAAG GAGCAGAACCTGATATCACTGCCATCGATGAAGTCCTTCCATCTGGTCCGGTCCGTGCAGGAgactcagtgtctctgcagtgttcagtCTTCTCTTACTCTGAGAACAAAACATGTCCAGGAGGACTCGGTGTGTACTGGTTGAGAACCGGATCACATGAATCTCATCCCAGTGTCGTTTACGCTCATAGAAACAGTGGTGATGAGTGTGAGACGAGTCCTGAGGCTCGCTCTCCACAGAAATGTGTCTACAACTTCAAGCGGTACATCAGCCCCTCTGATTCTGGGACTTATTACTGTGCTGTGGCCACATGTGGACGGATAATatttggaaatggaaaaaaactgGTCGTTGAAA CATACTCCTGTATGCGTTCATTGAGCCTCGGTCCAATTATTCTGCTGTGTCCTGTCATGGCTCTAATCCTGATTGTCATGGCGCTCCTCATTTATGGCATAAAGTCTGACCGTTCCAACG ctgctgttgcCATGCAGAAATACAGCGGTGGTCTGAAAAATCGACAG AGAGATGGGGACATGTATTCTTCAGTCATCTTCACCATGATTACAGATGACAGTGGTGCACTAAAGGATCCAAAATAA